The Juglans regia cultivar Chandler chromosome 11, Walnut 2.0, whole genome shotgun sequence genome contains the following window.
GTCAGGCTTGTTTTAAGCAAATAGTAGCCCACGAATAAGGTTGTGAGATGTAACGATCTACTAAATGTATTGTGTGGAAGTCCTGCAGCAAATTTGGTCTCCCATTTTTTCTACAGATATGTTATGCATTAGCTTATACTCTCCAtatatcataattttaaaaaaaaaaaaatttaactcaacacatagactgatgtaaataatttttatttttcctaattcCTTTCCATTTCGCAAATAGAACTCTCACCATTTTCGCACTCCCTCCTCTCTCTGGTTTCCCTCCCCCTCTCCCTGATTTCCACTTTGCAAACCCTCACCATTTCGCACCCCCTCTCGCAGCCTCTGCCGCATGTCCCTCGACGCTGCGACTTCCAGTTCTCATCATATTTCGGTTTTACATGAAAATAAGACAATATTCCAGCAATACTAGTCTAGAAACATGACTATTTATTCATTagccattgagcaagatcaaaaCTTGAAAAGAAGTCTTAAACATGGTGACCGTTGACATCCATATGTgtctttcaaacattttgtCAAACACCTAATCAGTCATGAACAACCAAAGCATATAATGTAAGAGAAATACATGCGCAACACTAAGGCCACTAGACTCAGCCATGAACAACCATTAGTTTGTGAATGTCGTGGTGGGCGACGGACCGGTAACGATAGAGTGGTGGTGGAACTGAGCTTGCGTAGTGGGCGGAGAACTTGTGGGCTGATCCTTTTGATGTGGGGATGGATGGAATCGGTAGCGGTTGCATAGTGGGGGCAGATAACTTGTGGGCATGATGCACTAGTGGCAGTTGCCCCTGGATGTGGAGGTGAGTTTGGCGTTTTGGAAGCACACGGACCATAAGTCTGAAGTCTAGAAGAGAAACAACTAAAGGAAACAGCTGAAGAAGCACAACCCATTCCATGCGCACGAGTCTACCGTTAGTTTCCTATATTTGCTGAGATGTCAAGACATAAGTGGAGGGCTGTTATTCATCTATTATCAGACCGACCGCTTAGAAGCGGTTCTCCATTAGGATTATGCTTTGACAatctatttgataaaaataatttatataaagtctaaatagacaagtcacgcacatgattttataaaaaaagatatatcaccttaagaaaatgtaaaaaaaaaaaatattttgtattagtaGAACCTATTGTTTTATAACAAATTTAtacgaaatttatctatttgagatttatatctaacattactcattcaTACGATAGTGGTTAACCATTCATAACAAATATTATTGGGTAGGAAAAAATCTGTTTGTCATCATTGTCTTAACGTAAATAATCgattatattcaaaattataattaattagtaagtTTTGTTAGGCGGAATGTTAATAACAGAATTAGTTACAAAGTAAAGCAAGGAGAAAGAGACATTAGGTACCAAACATTGTGCTATGAAAAAAAGCCAATTATCTTCACATTTTCAGTGCAACCAataaatgcataataaaatataaagaaatgaatCAAACAACTCCCACGAACTAATCCAATGGTTCTTTTTTTCCaatcaaaaatccaaaaaatatttaaaagtggaGGAATTTCAAGACTACTGCTACATCAGCATGCCAGTAAAGACGATTTGTTCGTTTTGGCATTTGCTTGTGTTAATTAAACAAGGGTTAATGATATTACAATTATAATTCTTCGTAATTATTTTACAGctcattttacaatcaattaataaaaataggctctttaattataaataagaaaaatattttaatcataaaataattttacaaaaataaactcacgatatgtcatattgtaaaattatttttattataaaataaatataataaatcatatgagCTAcgcaatttataaatttatttttataaaatctcataacatttctattaaaataaatctcgattttataaaaggaaaaattatattcatcatctccatacactacatttatttttttcttacaaaatatatagtttatggaTGATatgtagaagaattcaataaaattaagaagaataaaataacaaaaaaatctaaaaaaataaaataagaaaaaaaatatcgtatgtggtgtgtgaggatgataagtaacaaaactcttatAAAAGTATCCTCTATTTAATATAGGAACGTGCTATACAGAAGTCTTACACTcctacatattaattaaaaatatgtgattttatttttttatcttcatattttatatttcacgtgttaaaaaatatgaaatatgagaaaaataaaataaaatcacatatttttaaataatgtagaAGAGCATGATGcttatctctaaaatttttctttaatataaagttataaaataattatgaacaCGGTTATTACTtagaaaataaactttaaaaaaattgaacaccGGCCTTTTAGACGGTGCGTCTCTGTCTCACCCGCTGCCGCTATCTCCATTACCAACCACCGCAACCGATCCTccgctctccctctctctcttataTATGGCTACCCGATGGCTCTGTGTCTAAGAAAACCCTCCAAAGCCTCGATCTTACTCAGTCACAGCCGATACCTTAAGCCCCATTCCACCGTAATACCCAATCTCAATGACCACTTCACCACCCAGCTACGCGCTCTCGATCAGGGACGACGACAAGAACGGCGTCGCGGAGAGCAAGTGTGGCTTCCCAGTGGTAGCTCTATGCCCTTGTCTCGTATGCTTCATTCTCCTCCTCATTGTACTCTCTATCGTTCTCCTTATCAAGTTCCATTTATTTTGCCACACTCCACTTCACTCTCTGATCTACAGGAAAAATTGTTAATTCCCAGCTGTAGGATTTTCAATCCTGGAATTGAATCATTTCCCATTATTACTTTACGAGGAATAATGCTAGATTGGAAGCGTAGGAGGTTTTGTAGTCTCACCAAAGAAAATGTGCTGAAAACAAACTCTAGGGTCATTAATGTTAGATTTCCAGAGTTGCTCGTTGGTAGTTTACCAAGAAAAGCGTTGGCTTTTAGCTTTAGGGGGTTTGCTAGTGTGACAGGCAACGGTACAGATTCTGATGCTGATTATGAGAGTGGGGAAGGTGATTATGTTGATGATGACTGTACCAATGGCGATGGGGTTAAGTCATGTGCGAACCCGAATGAGGTTGATAGAGTATGCAAGGTGATCGACGAATTGTTTTCGTTGGATAGAAATATGGAGGCGGTTCTAGATGAATGTGGGGTTGATTTGTCGCACGAGTTGGTTGTAGGTGTGTTGGAACGCTTCAAACATGCTCGAAAACCAGCCTTTCGGTTTTTCTGTTGGGCAGGGAAGAAGCCTGGATTTACCCATGACTCGAGGACTTATAATGCGATGATGAATATATTAGGGAAGACAAGGCAGTTCGAGACCATGGTGTCAATGCTTGAAGAGATGGGTGAGAAAGGCCTGCTGACGATGGAAACTTTTATGATTGCAATTAAAGCTTTTGCTGCTGCAAAGGAAAGTAGGAAAGCTGTTGGGATTTTTGAGCTAATGAAGAAGTATAAATTTAAAGTGGGTGTTGATACGATTAATAGCTTGCTTGATACTCTTGGGAGGGCAAAGCTTGGTAAAGAAGCACATGCACTTTTCGAGAGGTTAAAAGATAGATTTGTGTATAATTTGCAAACTTATACAGTATTGCTTAATGGTTGGTGTCGAGTAAGGAATTTGCTGGAAGCAGGGAGAGTGTGGAATGAGATGGTTGAAAAGGGATTTAAGCCTGATATAGTTGCACATAATATTATGCTTGAAGGGTTGTTGAAGTGTAAGAAGAGGTCCGACGCCATCAAGTTGTTTGAAGTCATGAGGGCCAAGGGTCCATCACCCAACGTTAGGAGCTATACAATTTTGATTCGAGATTTATGCAAGCAAACCAAGATGAAAGAAGCGGTTGAATATTTTGATGAGATGACTGGATCTGGATGCCAGCCTGATGCTGTGGTTTACACGTGTTTGATCACTGGCTTTGGGAACCGGAAGAATATGGACGCTGTATTTGGATTGCTGAAGGATATGAAAGAAAAGGGTTGCCTTCCTGATGGGCATACCTACAATGCCTTGATTAAATTGATGACAAGTCGACGAATGCCAGATGATGCGGTGAGGATATATAAGAACATGATTCAGGGTGGCATTGAACCATCAATCCACACTTACAACATGATAATGAAATCCTACTTCCAAACAAGAAACTATGAAATGGGTTGTGCAGTTTGGGACGAGATGATCAGGAAGGGGTGTTGCCCCGATGATAATTCCTATACGGTTTTCATTGGAGGGCTCATACGTCAAGGAAGATCTGGAGAGGCTTGCAAATATTTAGAGGAAATGATAGAGAAAGGAATGAAAGCACCTCAGCTTGATTATGACAAGTTTGGAGCTGATTTCTCTAGAGCTGGGAAACCAGGCATACTAGAGGAGTTGGCTCGGAAGATGGAGCTTTCTGGTAAGTTTGAAGTCTCCAATGTTATTGCGAGGTGGGCTGAAATGATGAAGAAAAGGGTCAATAGAAAAGAACCTGATGAGCAGTACACCTGAGTTACTTGCCAAGGCCAATGATACTGTGATACTCTGCCCAAGATTCCCACCCCCAAGTGCTTTAATTTTTGGTAtaattttagtttgttatttgggacAGGGCTTGCTTGAGCTGTGTTGTGTTGtgtatttgttatagttattaCGTTTTGTATTTTCAACTGTTATTATTTACTTGGTTCAGTTTGTAAATGACTTCTTTAATGTTGGGAATTACAAGTCATGATTTCACCTTCCTATTTGCTACTACAAAGGAAAGACATGCTACTTTactaattagaataaaaaaaccttaaaaaaagaaagaaataaaagacaTATTTAACTTCAACAAGGAGCCAGAAGACTTGCTTAAAAAACATTTAGGCAATAATTTGCATATTAATGCAGTATCTTTTTGGATCACCAGAGTTTGATTCTTACCCTACTTGCCTATCTTCCATTAAAAAATTGGGGAGAAAACCTAAACACTCAAACCTACTGTCTTTTCAAactattaattcaaaaaatataaaaacaccCTTTTAActtagaaaattattatttttgttagtttGTACTTTGAGGAGATGATTATCAAAATTGATAGATTATCCAATTGAGAGGTAGTTTAAGgggtatttaaatattttgtccaaaaaataaaaatcactttatAATGTGGTAGGAAATACCTGGGAAAAACTCACAACTGTTACTCAGTCACAACAGTGGGAAAAACCACCCCACCATCTAGTAAATTAGTAATCGTTTCGTTGATGGAGCGTGTgtcgtttggatttgaagatgagttgagataagttgagatgggttgtgaataatagtaagatgagttgtgaatagtaataagatttataagttaaagttgatgaatagtaataaatagtaatgagatgagttgagatggacaCGAGACAAtctcataattttatgaatagtagttaattgatttaaattaaaatattttattgaattttaaaaaataggaaagaaaaaatttgaaaattttgtattgatttttatattttgtttataagtttgagaaaattgttttgagttttgtgttTAGCTAATGATTaggtagtgattaaatgaaaattttgatttaaaattaaactgtattttatgtttaagtgatatttaaaaataaaattatgaaaagtttttaaaataccTGAGAATATCTAAATATCATGCTCTAAATAtgaagttttataatattaaaattaaataccTATATTTG
Protein-coding sequences here:
- the LOC109009936 gene encoding pentatricopeptide repeat-containing protein At3g62470, mitochondrial-like, whose translation is MALCLRKPSKASILLSHSRYLKPHSTVIPNLNDHFTTQLRALDQGRRQERRRGEQVWLPSGSSMPLSRMLHSPPHCTLYRSPYQVPFILPHSTSLSDLQEKLLIPSCRIFNPGIESFPIITLRGIMLDWKRRRFCSLTKENVLKTNSRVINVRFPELLVGSLPRKALAFSFRGFASVTGNGTDSDADYESGEGDYVDDDCTNGDGVKSCANPNEVDRVCKVIDELFSLDRNMEAVLDECGVDLSHELVVGVLERFKHARKPAFRFFCWAGKKPGFTHDSRTYNAMMNILGKTRQFETMVSMLEEMGEKGLLTMETFMIAIKAFAAAKESRKAVGIFELMKKYKFKVGVDTINSLLDTLGRAKLGKEAHALFERLKDRFVYNLQTYTVLLNGWCRVRNLLEAGRVWNEMVEKGFKPDIVAHNIMLEGLLKCKKRSDAIKLFEVMRAKGPSPNVRSYTILIRDLCKQTKMKEAVEYFDEMTGSGCQPDAVVYTCLITGFGNRKNMDAVFGLLKDMKEKGCLPDGHTYNALIKLMTSRRMPDDAVRIYKNMIQGGIEPSIHTYNMIMKSYFQTRNYEMGCAVWDEMIRKGCCPDDNSYTVFIGGLIRQGRSGEACKYLEEMIEKGMKAPQLDYDKFGADFSRAGKPGILEELARKMELSGKFEVSNVIARWAEMMKKRVNRKEPDEQYT